In Macrobrachium rosenbergii isolate ZJJX-2024 chromosome 47, ASM4041242v1, whole genome shotgun sequence, the following are encoded in one genomic region:
- the LOC136830841 gene encoding tigger transposable element-derived protein 1-like: MDQGVIRAFKALFTSSMMEGLIAALDDDTADFSVKKYWRNYDIVSCLRNIQRALKDMKTETINAAWKKLWPDMVHDCKGFTPDEIHHSAVQKVVKLANIINDEGFIDMTEDEVNGLIDAHSDPLTDDDLVEMTKSASEEESQEEEDEDEDNEERGLTLENLQQLCNMARAMQQFAQEIDDNMFRAVEFRNRVDGVMSLYKGILQQKKKQQQQLPITMFFTKVKTPATPSMPPSEPEASTSEEEASSPPPQVSSPLSEENGDDTALISDHEVLPELT, from the coding sequence ATGGATCAAGGTGTTATTCGTGCCTTTAAGGCACTCTTCACGAGTTCAATGATGGAGGGCCTCATTGCTGCACTTGACGACGATACCGCAGACTTCAGTGTGAAAAAGTACTGGCGTAACTACGACATTGTGTCATGCTTGCGTAATATCCAGCGAGCATTGAAGGACATGAAAACCGAGACCATAAATGCTGCCTGGAAGAAATTATGGCCTGACATGGTTCATGATTGTAAAGGCTTCACTCCTGACGAAATTCATCACTCGGCAGTGCAGAAGGTGGTGAAGTTGGCTAACATCATCAACGATGAAGGATTCATCGACATGACGGAAGATGAAGTCAACGGTCTTATTGATGCCCACTCGGACCCACTGACAGATGATGACCTCGTTGAGATGACGAAGTCTGCGAGTGAAGAAGAAAgccaagaagaggaagacgaagacgaagacaatGAAGAGCGTGGCCTTACCCTGGAGAACCTGCAACAATTGTGCAACATGGCAAGGGCAATGCAACAATTTGCACAAGAAATCGACGACAACATGTTTCGAGCTGTCGAGTTTAGGAACCGTGTTGACGGGGTTATGTCCTTGTACAAGGGCATTTTACAgcagaagaaaaaacaacaacaacaactaccaaTCACCATGTTCTTCACCAAGGTAAAAACCCCAGCTACACCATCAATGCCTCCGAGTGAACCTGAAGCATCTACGAGTGAAGAGGAAGCCTCTTCACCACCACCACAAGTTTCTTCGCCTCTTTCGGAAGAAAATGGTGACGATACAGCGCTGATATCTGACCATGAGGTGCTTCCTGAACTGACATAA